The following proteins come from a genomic window of Lolium rigidum isolate FL_2022 chromosome 5, APGP_CSIRO_Lrig_0.1, whole genome shotgun sequence:
- the LOC124657767 gene encoding F-box/LRR-repeat protein At3g26922-like, translated as MPKRLRSKGNKKAAVSGGEDRLSALPEDVILLLLSFLTSRQAVQMSVLGPRWRALWKSLPSLRFDMGLDHTSHSFHFIESLIRYRDPTTPLFECEILSSDRFSQDVDMCLRYAVSRKVRDLRIKIYSLRYFQLSAGTFFSKHLTRLFLRKVWLDDFYLHVSSCNSLEELEIKRCDINIGDVGTHFPKSLRLLRIRNTNIDPIVTRSFISAPGLVTLELAVGYECALCLKSMPSLVTAFIKIGHKSGFSYCEACEFDDGVLLKGLSGATNLELIRVRSMVFRKEIKCYPTFSKLKTLLLSDWCMASNFTGLVYFLQHSPILERFTLQLGRYCEKTQMHEVYPKEQFMVSKHLKAIEITYFQKDVRVDQIVNFLAYHGVHPKLINIERKPYDDCFSFKRKE; from the exons ATGCCCAAGAGGCTCCGCAGCAAGGGTAACAAGAAAGCAGCCGTGTCCGGTGGCGAGGACCGCTTGAGTGCGCTCCCGGAAGATGTGATCCTGCTTCTGCTGTCGTTCCTGACATCGCGTCAAGCCGTGCAGATGTCCGTGCTCGGCCCCCGCTGGCGCGCCCTCTGGAAGTCCCTGCCATCACTCCGTTTCGACATGGGACTTGACCACACCTCCCATAGTTTCCATTTCATCGAGAGCCTGATCCGCTACCGTGACCCGACAACGCCCCTGTTTGAATGCGAGATTCTGTCTAGCGACCGGTTCAGCCAAGATGTCGACATGTGTCTCCGTTACGCTGTTTCGCGCAAAGTGAGGGATCTTCGAATCAAAATCTACTCTCTACGTTACTTCCAGCTATCGGCCGGGACTTTCTTCTCCAAACACCTGACCAGGTTATTTCTTCGTAAAGTTTGGCTCGACGATTTCTATCTGCATGTTTCGAGCTGCAACTCGCTCGAGGAGCTGGAGATCAAACGCTGTGACATCAATATCGGAGACGTTGGAACCCACTTTCCCAAGTCCTTGCGCCTTCTAAGGATCAGAAACACAAATATTGACCCCATCGTTACCCGGTCTTTCATTTCCGCGCCAGGCCTGGTTACCCTGGAGCTAGCGGTCGGTTACGAGTGCGCTCTGTGCCTTAAGAGCATGCCATCGTTGGTGACTGCGTTTATCAAGATTGGACACAAGTCAGGATTTTCGTATTGCGAGGCATGTGAGTTTGATGATGGTGTGCTTCTCAAAGGTTTGTCAGGTGCTACGAATCTGGAGCTGATAAGGGTTCGCTCAATG GTCTTCAGAAAGGAGATAAAATGTTACCCTACATTTAGCAAGCTCAAGACATTGTTGCTCAGTGACTGGTGTATGGCTTCTAACTTCACTGGACTAGTTTACTTTCTGCAGCACTCACCAATTCTAGAGAGATTTACGCTTCAACTTGGTAGATACTGTGAG AAAACTCAAATGCATGAAGTCTATCCAAAGGAACAATTCATGGTGTCAAAGCATCTCAAGGCAATTGAAATAACATATTTCCAGAAAGATGTAAGGGTAGACCAAATAGTAAACTTCCTTGCGTACCATGGAGTACATCCGAAACTCATAAACATCGAAAGGAAGCCCTATGATGACT GCTTCAGTTTCAAGCGCAAGGAGTAG
- the LOC124653615 gene encoding auxin-responsive protein SAUR36-like, producing the protein MVSAKRLSQMIKKWQRVAAIGRKRLMWTAANEVDECCTSVVVKGHCAMYTADGRQFEVPLVFLSTTIIERLLRMSQDEFGFTSDGRITLPCDAAVMEYVMCLLRRNASEEVETAFLSSVVRPCHHGNGLELSMGVSQQIAVSSF; encoded by the coding sequence ATGGTCAGTGCGaagagactttctcaaatgataaaGAAGTGGCAAAGAGTGGCAGCCATCGGGAGGAAGAGGCTTATGTGGACGGCAGCGAATGAAGTCGATGAGTGCTGCACATCTGTGGTAGTGAAGGGCCACTGTGCCATGTACACTGCCGACGGGAGGCAGTTCGAGGTGCCATTGGTGTTCCTCAGCACAACGATCATTGAAAGGCTCCTGAGGATGTCTCAGGATGAGTTTGGCTTCACAAGTGACGGGAGGATCACACTGCCTTGTGATGCAGCAGTGATGGAGTATGTCATGTGCTTGCTCAGAAGGAATGCATCAGAAGAGGTAGAGACAGCTTTCCTGAGCTCCGTGGTCAGACCCTGCCACCATGGAAATGGTTTGGAGCTATCCATGGGAGTTAGCCAGCAAATAGCTGTTTCTAGCTTCTGA
- the LOC124653612 gene encoding auxin-responsive protein SAUR36-like: protein MIHAKKLAQLAKKCQRMLVPGAGVRRRQALDPEDECCSTTSSVVADEGHCVVYSADGARFKVPLAYLGTTVFAELLRMSEEEFGFTSGGDGGRITLPFDATMMDYVLCLVRRDASEEVEKAFLSSIAGHCCSYNSSCMVPSMEISHELALCT from the coding sequence ATGATCCATGCAAAGAAGCTTGCCCAGCTAGCCAAGAAGTGCCAGCGGATGTTGGTGCCTGGAGCCGGTGTCCGCCGCCGGCAGGCCCTGGATCCCGAGGACGAATGCTGCAGCACAACATCATCTGTTGTTGCTGACGAGGGCCACTGTGTGGTGTACAGCGCTGATGGAGCACGGTTCAAGGTCCCTCTGGCTTACCTTGGAACAACAGTCTTTGCTGAGCTTCTGAGGATGTCTGAGGAGGAGTTTGGCTTCACAAGTGGTGGCGATGGAGGCAGGATCACACTGCCCTTTGATGCCACAATGATGGATTACGTCTTGTGCCTGGTCAGGAGAGACGCCTCTGAGGAGGTCGAGAAGGCGTTCTTGAGCTCCATTGCTGGGCACTGCTGCAGCTACAACTCTAGCTGCATGGTGCCATCAATGGAAATCAGCCATGAATTAGCCCTTTGTACTTAG
- the LOC124653618 gene encoding auxin-responsive protein SAUR36-like: protein MAMIHPKRIAQLVRKWQRVKTASRDDEACCTASPVADKGHCAMYTADGRRFEVPLAYRGTTVFGELLRMSKDEFGFTCDSGIILPFDAVVMEYVTCLLRRNASPEVERAFLSSVVMLCQYPSCMAPHVVLHQQLAVCSS, encoded by the coding sequence ATGGCCATGATCCATCCCAAGAGGATTGCTCAGTTGGTGAGAAAGTGGCAACGGGTGAAGACAGCATCCAGAGACGACGAAGCATGCTGCACGGCATCGCCGGTCGCAGATAAAGGCCACTGTGCCATGTACACAGCCGATGGGAGGCGGTTCGAGGTCCCGCTGGCGTACCGCGGCACGACAGTCTTCGGCGAGCTGCTAAGGATGTCCAAGGACGAGTTTGGGTTCACATGCGACAGCGGGATCATACTGCCCTTCGATGCAGTGGTGATGGAGTACGTCACGTGCTTGCTCAGAAGAAATGCATCGCCTGAAGTAGAGAGGGCATTCCTGAGCTCCGTAGTGATGCTGTGCCAATATCCAAGTTGTATGGCACCACATGTAGTGCTGCACCAGCAGCTTGCAGTTTGTAGCTCCTGA
- the LOC124658209 gene encoding IST1-like protein: protein MMMPTAGDSRSPARALRRMAGALLAAARLRGSFSASKCKTEARMAAARMKLLRNRRDAQLRKMRGDVAALLRDGREDTARIRVEHVIREQNTMAANEIIELFCELIVTRLPIIAKQKECPADLKEGICSLIFAAPRCSELPELSRMRDLFEKKYGKDFVAAAVDLRPNTGVNNLLIEKLSVNKPSGQTKLKVLKDIAKEHQIDWDTTETEQDLLKPPEELIQGPSSFVEASKMPVKTTLSANFAQPYPSNYRSEYTDEYDNGGAMQFKDAASAARAAAESAAQAASAAKAAADLVNKNTRSSDGSTHSSDDDEDEDWKTTRNESTHSSRRQTMSNTSRSSRKENVSTFDELRPRGSTGRRFSASNHTEDKDTDLMDLDTGRMRKRNSTGRAARKVHSEIKFDDSEAEDESDAEIQSLERPPPRREHYQGNGHSDEKEPDDDFPEPPKASLASRVHPSMPLDFETLTARFEALRSGKLP, encoded by the exons ATGATGATGCCCACGGCCGGCGACTCCCGCTCCCCCGCGCGCGCGCTGCGACGGATGGCCGgcgccctcctcgccgccgcgcgcctccgcggATCCTTCAGCGCCTCCAAATG CAAGACGGAGGCGCGGATGGCGGCGGCAAGGATGAAGCTGCTGCGGAACCGCCGCGACGCGCAGCTGCGCAAGATGCGCGGGGACGTCGCCGCGCTGCTCCGCGACGGCCGGGAGGACACCGCACGCATCAGG GTGGAGCATGTAATTAGAGAACAGAACACTATGGCTGCAAATGAAATCATTGAACTCTTCTGTGAGCTGATTGTTACACGTCTACCCATCATTGCCAAGCAGAA GGAATGTCCAGCAGACCTGAAAGAAGGTATCTGCAGTTTGATATTTGCAGCTCCAAGGTGCTCCGAACTCCCTGAACTCAGTCGGATGCGTGACCTTTTTGAGAAGAAGTATGGGAAAGATTTTGTAGCTGCTGCAGTTGACTTGCGCCCAAATACTGGTGTTAATAACCTT CTAATTGAGAAGCTATCAGTCAATAAGCCTTCTGGGCAGACTAAGCTGAAAGTTCTCAAGGATATTGCAAAGGAGCATCAAATCGATTGGGATACTACTGAGACTGAGCAGGATCTTCTCAAACCTCCTGAAGAGCTGATT CAAGGacctagttcatttgttgaagcttccaaGATGCCCGTGAAGACTACGTTATCAGCTAACTTTGCCCAACCCTATCCATCGAATTACAG GTCTGAATACACTGATGAATATGATAATGGGGGTGCTATGCAATTCAAAGATGCTGCTTCAGCTGCTCGAGCAGCTGCGGAGTCTGCTGCTCAAGCAGCATCTGCTGCCAAGGCTGCAGCTGATCTTGTCAATAAGAACACCCGTTCATCCGATGGATCTACCCATTCAtctgatgacgatgaagatgaagactGGAAGACTACTCGTAATGAATCTACTCATTCTAGCAGACGCCAAACAATGAGCAACACAAGCAGATCCTCCAGGAAAGAAAATGTATCCACCTTTGATGAACTAAGGCCCCGAGGAAGCACAGGGAGGAGGTTCAGTGCATCGAACCACACAGAAGATAAAGACACAGACCTAATGGATTTGGATACTGGGAGGATGCGCAAAAGGAACAGCACTGGCCGTGCTGCTCGCAAGGTGCACTCGGAGATAAAGTTTGATGATTCAGAG GCAGAGGATGAAAGTGATGCTGAGATACAGTCCCTTGAAAGGCCACCTCCTCGAAGAGAACATTACCAAGGAAATGGTCACTCTGATGAGAAAGAACCAGATGACGACTTCCCTGAGCCGCCAAAGGCAAGCCTTGCTTCCCGTGTTCATCCGAGCATGCCCCTGGATTTCGAGACCCTGACCGCACGCTTTGAGGCGCTGAGATCTGGGAAGCTTCCTTAG
- the LOC124653619 gene encoding auxin-responsive protein SAUR36-like, whose translation MIHPKKLAQLAKKWQRKVAAGAGGQQADECCSTVADKGHCVVYTADGARFEVPLAYLGTTVFGELLRMSGEEFGFTNSEGGRITLPCDTVVMEYVLCLVRRDASEEVERAFLSSIAGHCHGQDAPMGLSHQLTLCT comes from the coding sequence ATGATCCATCCAAAGAAGCTTGCTCAGCTGGCCAAGAAGTGGCAGAGGAAGGTCGCAGCTGGAGCTGGTGGCCAGCAAGCTGACGAGTGCTGCAGCACAGTCGCTGACAAGGGCCATTGTGTGGTGTACACTGCCGACGGGGCACGGTTCGAGGTCCCGCTGGCATACCTTGGTACGACGGTCTTCGGCGAACTCCTGAGGATGTCCGGGGAGGAGTTTGGCTTCACGAACAGCGAGGGAGGCAGGATCACTCTGCCATGCGATACCGTGGTTATGGAGTATGTCTTGTGCTTGGTCAGGAGAGACGCCTCCGAGGAGGTCGAGAGGGCGTTCTTGAGCTCCATTGCTGGGCACTGCCATGGCCAAGATGCACCGATGGGACTCTCCCATCAATTGACTCTTTGTACTTAG